A region from the Natronorubrum halophilum genome encodes:
- a CDS encoding alkaline phosphatase family protein — protein MISKNEHSGNKTLIVGFDGMDWRYLDRFAADVSEINSLREDGTTARLESVHPPWTGSAWPSMYTGVSPDHHGVFDFFHHEDRYPDTARTVTRADVRAPALWTYLTSIDVPSVVMNLPVTHPAEPLDGVLIPGYLSPADEPGYPKGIREDISEAIGERYRIYSKDEATTDAEKRVAGYVDLLGMRARAGAHVLDAHPWQLAIVQFQKTDAIFHNSSDPRHFRRVYAAANDALEVLRDAVDDETNIIVCSDHGMGPVDGYQIHVNQILENNGFLTSSVDSTGPGDVNIERTANGEETGPLSTLFQTGFKASSAVGLPPAKLYNVADRLGLAEPLIGRLPERLWKGAARNVVWEDSVAYCRHGSEQGIRINVAGRDPSGVVPRSAYEDVRSEIISLLSSLRMPTGEKAFEFVRPREELYTGPYSEWACDVLFLPTDMNHTVSTKLYGTEFLPASTYDHKRTGVFIGSGPGFEETDERSRIDLVDIAPMTMSVLGYPVPKQMTGDTRDDLLTASTTVAEYDVSIPQEVEYDQDQDEVRDRLSDLGYL, from the coding sequence ATGATTAGTAAAAATGAACACTCCGGAAATAAGACGCTTATCGTCGGCTTCGACGGAATGGACTGGCGGTATCTCGATCGATTTGCAGCCGACGTAAGCGAGATCAACTCGCTCCGGGAGGACGGGACGACCGCTCGACTCGAGTCCGTTCATCCGCCGTGGACGGGAAGCGCCTGGCCTTCGATGTACACGGGCGTCTCGCCGGATCACCACGGGGTATTCGATTTCTTCCACCACGAGGATCGCTACCCGGATACTGCACGAACGGTCACCAGAGCCGACGTCCGCGCTCCAGCGCTGTGGACGTATCTCACGTCGATCGACGTCCCCTCGGTGGTGATGAATCTCCCGGTCACCCACCCCGCGGAGCCACTGGACGGGGTACTGATTCCGGGGTACCTCTCTCCGGCCGACGAACCGGGATATCCGAAGGGTATTCGTGAAGACATTTCTGAAGCGATCGGCGAACGGTATCGTATCTATTCGAAGGACGAAGCGACGACCGACGCCGAGAAACGGGTTGCCGGCTACGTCGATTTACTCGGGATGCGCGCTCGTGCCGGGGCTCACGTACTGGACGCCCACCCGTGGCAGCTCGCGATCGTTCAATTCCAAAAGACGGACGCGATATTCCACAACTCGAGCGATCCGCGCCATTTCAGACGGGTCTACGCGGCCGCGAACGATGCGCTCGAGGTGCTTCGTGATGCCGTCGACGACGAGACGAACATCATCGTCTGCTCGGATCACGGGATGGGACCGGTGGACGGCTATCAGATACACGTCAATCAGATCCTGGAGAACAACGGGTTCCTCACCTCGAGCGTCGATAGCACTGGGCCGGGTGACGTCAACATCGAACGCACGGCGAACGGCGAGGAGACGGGTCCGCTTTCGACACTGTTTCAGACCGGTTTCAAAGCGAGCTCCGCGGTCGGGCTCCCGCCGGCGAAACTGTACAACGTCGCCGATCGACTCGGTCTGGCGGAGCCACTGATCGGACGCCTTCCGGAGCGACTCTGGAAGGGGGCTGCACGGAACGTGGTGTGGGAAGATTCCGTGGCCTACTGCCGTCACGGATCCGAACAGGGGATTCGGATCAACGTCGCAGGTCGCGATCCATCAGGGGTCGTGCCTCGATCGGCGTACGAGGACGTTCGGAGCGAGATCATCTCACTCCTGTCCTCTTTGCGGATGCCGACCGGCGAGAAGGCGTTCGAATTCGTTCGTCCGAGAGAGGAGCTCTACACGGGGCCGTACAGCGAGTGGGCGTGTGATGTGCTGTTCTTACCGACCGATATGAACCACACCGTTTCGACGAAATTGTACGGAACGGAGTTCCTCCCCGCGTCGACGTACGACCACAAGCGCACCGGCGTCTTTATCGGGTCCGGACCGGGGTTCGAGGAAACCGACGAACGGAGTCGGATCGATCTCGTCGATATCGCGCCGATGACGATGTCAGTGCTGGGATACCCCGTTCCGAAACAGATGACCGGCGATACTCGCGACGACCTCCTGACCGCCTCGACGACTGTAGCGGAGTACGACGTTTCGATACCTCAGGAGGTGGAGTACGACCAGGATCAAGACGAAGTCCGCGATCGATTGAGTGACCTCGGCTACCTCTGA
- a CDS encoding alkaline phosphatase family protein: MSTPPDANGAFVFGLDGAPWDLLEKWAESGELPNFNTIIDEGVSGPLESTVPPTTPVAWPSIASGVTAGKHGIYSFRRLTSDYRYEINTSAAIRQPLLWDICSPSVVGNVPMTYPPKEIDGEMVTGMMTPSLEGAFTHPPELADKIRSRIPEYEVGLSWSSYQGKEEQFIDDLHELLENRYQLMKLLFENDEWELFFFVYTSPDRLQHLIWEEDVLLDYYKRIDDILGEVLEYVQDRGAHLYVVSDHGFGPVSENVHVNTILENEGFLDVGGNKSRSTLSRAGITKNRVLGLLESVNAKEAALSYVPDAVIRDIATRVPGEHGLFDVDISSTEAMAHEYGLIYINDDERFDEGVVPADNRQAVKDDILAALDSDEGAEPYRSLLSAHDGTELFPTDADAPDLVVVVKDGYEISTAIAPEVLTPLPEKGATHRKQGIFFAWGEDIRHESVDTGFSVYDVAPTLLHGLGKPVPENVDGQVRKQIFEEGSEPYGSAVETTSYTSESRSGGRDEDFEDVESRLRGLGYID; encoded by the coding sequence ATGTCCACCCCTCCTGACGCGAACGGTGCGTTCGTTTTCGGACTGGACGGTGCCCCGTGGGATTTGCTCGAGAAGTGGGCCGAATCGGGCGAACTTCCGAACTTCAATACGATCATCGACGAAGGGGTTTCGGGACCGCTCGAGAGTACGGTTCCGCCGACGACTCCCGTCGCGTGGCCCTCTATCGCGTCGGGGGTAACGGCTGGAAAACACGGAATCTACTCGTTTCGCCGCCTCACATCCGATTATCGGTACGAGATAAATACGAGCGCAGCGATCCGGCAACCGCTGCTGTGGGACATCTGTTCGCCCTCGGTCGTCGGCAACGTCCCGATGACATACCCGCCGAAAGAGATCGACGGCGAGATGGTGACCGGCATGATGACGCCCTCCCTCGAGGGGGCATTTACGCACCCGCCGGAACTGGCCGACAAAATACGAAGCCGAATTCCCGAGTACGAGGTCGGATTGAGCTGGAGTTCGTACCAGGGGAAAGAGGAGCAATTTATCGACGACCTACACGAGTTACTGGAGAACAGGTATCAGCTGATGAAGTTACTGTTCGAGAACGACGAGTGGGAGCTGTTTTTCTTCGTCTACACCTCTCCCGATCGGTTACAGCACCTGATCTGGGAGGAGGACGTGTTACTGGATTACTACAAACGAATAGACGATATCTTGGGAGAGGTACTCGAGTACGTCCAGGATCGGGGAGCCCACCTGTACGTCGTCTCCGATCACGGGTTCGGACCCGTTTCCGAGAACGTCCACGTGAACACGATTCTCGAAAACGAGGGGTTCCTCGATGTCGGCGGAAACAAGAGCCGTTCGACGCTTTCCAGGGCGGGCATCACCAAGAACAGGGTGTTAGGCCTACTCGAGTCCGTTAACGCCAAAGAGGCTGCGTTGTCGTACGTTCCGGACGCGGTCATCCGCGACATCGCGACGCGGGTTCCGGGTGAGCACGGACTCTTCGACGTCGATATCAGCAGTACCGAAGCGATGGCGCACGAATACGGGTTAATCTATATCAACGACGACGAGCGATTCGACGAGGGAGTCGTCCCGGCCGACAACCGCCAAGCCGTGAAAGACGATATTTTGGCCGCACTGGACTCCGACGAGGGTGCCGAACCGTACCGGTCACTACTGAGCGCCCACGACGGAACGGAGCTGTTTCCGACCGACGCGGATGCGCCCGATCTCGTCGTCGTCGTGAAAGACGGCTACGAGATCAGTACGGCGATTGCACCGGAGGTACTGACCCCGTTACCGGAGAAAGGCGCAACCCACCGAAAGCAGGGGATATTCTTCGCCTGGGGTGAAGATATCCGCCACGAGTCCGTCGACACCGGGTTCTCCGTGTACGACGTTGCCCCGACGTTGTTACACGGACTCGGAAAACCGGTTCCCGAGAACGTGGACGGTCAGGTTCGTAAACAGATCTTCGAGGAGGGGTCGGAGCCGTACGGTTCGGCGGTGGAAACGACGTCGTATACGAGCGAATCACGATCCGGCGGACGAGACGAGGACTTCGAAGACGTCGAAAGCCGATTACGCGGGTTAGGATACATCGACTGA